In Mytilus edulis chromosome 4, xbMytEdul2.2, whole genome shotgun sequence, the following proteins share a genomic window:
- the LOC139521664 gene encoding uncharacterized protein, translating into MMPKLRETKLYQYIATKSLDELRTECYNHISSGKDVNIKDSDTGETYLHCLCDQIERFMDENGVSIIYILACKGVDLDIQDNLGETFLHKIVRMPGAYRALVAAVRCGADMMVLDNRDRTAEDILHEEKPEGWQEMLHWWNKFKPGLYRATLADNPDRTLVEKLLKYWCRVNIVKHGKDYSVKTRLRQRAKDIDLVYLIEKYENTIEFALAALSGKTQILLGWKKRIENNPDVLKTINFNMCDWSYQRSPDSSEVPMPLLLYVWRMNRVDMTELLLEYGVDSTMLYSADPSKEQGKPLFFQILCGEQKPSEEIMYRTLQKSDLSAKNYDGQTILYEVIKHRSSSHLVEFLLKRGINIGARDKNGQTARDFDLSLNKKGGKYVKMIDQYVIDMVKNSNIQGIEALILQGYDHLLDVIDEKEELGVLSLARLTGSQYMVELLTKVEKSKEHVDKMFRIAHKGRLAELRPLLGKKYSSAVDICGRNVCHIAVVYKRREFIKCFTDNYTTLLNKKDNLGRTPFHYAQVLLEGDELTEYMLQKGADIHVKDVLGRTPLDYKCSTCGQRSFYTLQKEVKNYAMDVYVAQTKFEESLSTAIKNGTLNQVTSLVSGLKSQSKDSDYLSRYNIILFNCLEHNQEEIAIYLIQQGMNTNIFKQYDKCNPNDQLCAMLECDHSPKSFKDVAKQKNCQRILNFLDEINDDLGKEIQEKKKADFMTFSQFGLV; encoded by the exons ATGATGCCTAAGTTACGCGAAACTAAACTGTATCAGTATATTGCAACGAAAAGTTTAGACGAGTTGCGAACAGAATGTTACAATCACATCAGCAGTGGGAAAGATGTAAACATTAAGGATAGCGACACTGGCGAGACCTATCTACATTGTTTATGTGATCAGATCGAACGTTTTATGGATGAAAATGGAGTATCAATAATCTATATATTAGCCTGTAAAGGAGTAGATCTTGATATACAAGACAACTTAGGAGAAACTTTCTTACACAAGATTGTCAGGATGCCAGGTGCATATCGTGCACTTGTTGCTGCGGTCAG GTGTGGTGCCGACATGATGGTGCTAGATAACCGTGACAGAACAGCAGAAGATATCTTACATGAAGAGAAACCAGAAGGGTGGCAAGAGATGTTACACTGGTGGAATAAGTTCAAACCAG GCCTATACAGAGCAACTTTAGCAGATAATCCAGATAGAACCTTggtggaaaaattgctgaaataTTGGTGCAGAGTAAACATAGTGAAACATGGAAAAGATTACAGTGTGAAAACGAGACTAAGACAGAGAGCTAAAGACATTGATCTGGTCTATCTTATTGAGAAGTATGAGAACACCATAGAGTTTGCTCTAGCAGCACTCTCAGGAAAAACTCAAATACTGTTAGGCTGGAAGAAACGAATAG AAAATAACCCAGATGTTCTGAAAACAATAAACTTTAATATGTGTGATTGGAGTTATCAAAGAAGCCCTGATTCTTCAGAGGTTCCCATGCCATTGTTGTTGTATGTATGGAGAATGAACAGGGTAGACATGACTGAACTATTATTAGAGTATGGAGTTGATTCAACAATGTTATATTCTGCTGATCCATCCAAGGAACAAGGCAAACCATTATTCTTTCAA ATATTGTGTGGTGAACAGAAGCCTAGTGAAGAAATAATGTATAGGACCTTGCAAAAATCAGACCTATCTGCTAAAAACTATGATGGACAAACAATATTGTATGAAGTTATAAAACACAGATCTTCTAGTCATCTTGTGGAATTTTTGTTAAAGAGAGGAATTAATATAGGAGCAAGAGATAAAAATGGACAAACTGCTAGAGACTTTGATCTTTCTTTAAACAAAAAGGGAGGTAAATATGTAAAAATGATTGATCAATATGTCATTGATATGGTGAAAAACAGTAATATACAAGGAATAGAAGCTCTCATCTTACAGGGGTATGACCATCTTCTGGATGTTATTGATGAAAAGGAAGAATTGGGAGTGCTAAGTTTGGCCAGGTTAACTGGATCTCAATATATGGTAGAATTACTGACTAAAGTGGAAAAATCAAAG GAGCACGTCGACAAAATGTTTAGAATAGCACACAAGGGGAGATTAGCTGAACTTCGGCCATTACTTGGTAAGAAGTACTCGTCAGCAGTAGACATTTGTGGAAGGAACGTTTGCCATATAGCTGTAGTCTACAAAAGGAGGGAATTTATTAAATGTTTCACTGACAATTATACAACCTTACTCAACAAGAAAGATAAT CTTGGTAGAACACCATTTCATTATGCCCAAGTATTATTAGAAGGTGATGAATTAACAGAGTATATGTTGCAGAAAGGGGCTGATATACATGTAAAGGATGTG CTTGGTAGAACCCCACTGGATTATAAGTGTAGTACCTGTGGACAAAGATCTTTCTACACACTACAGAAAGAAGTCAAAAACTATGCAATGGATGTCTATGTGGCACAAACAAAATTTGAAGAAAGTCTTTCTACAGCAATAAAG AATGGGACCCTAAACCAAGTTACTTCCCTTGTTAGTGGATTGAAGAGCCAGTCAAAAGATTCAGATTATTTATCTAGATATAATATTATCTTGTTTAATTGTCTGGAACATAACCAAGAAGAGATAGCTATATACCTTATACAACAAGgaatgaatacaaatattttcaaacag TATGATAAATGCAACCCTAATGACCAACTCTGCGCAATGTTAGAATGTGATCACAGTCCAAAATCATTCAAGGATGTAGCCAAACAAAAGAACTGCCAAAGAATTCTGAATTTCCTGGATGAAATAAATGACGACTTG GGAAAAGAaatacaagaaaagaaaaaagcaGATTTTATGACATTTTCTCAGTTTGGTCTAGTGTAA